A genomic window from Leptolyngbya sp. NIES-2104 includes:
- a CDS encoding element excision factor XisI family protein: protein MSRDSASLLDIFKAAEQVLQFAEGLTLQPQQTQACITRAQELAKQGLSEARRSVWLLYHTDSAANSLPDAIARLIEQMTTGTTVQIALNVEGMPYYLDAPISLNLLRIAQESLTNALRHANAQTVQINLSYAPEQVQISVRDNGCGFDPQTIRPGLGLTGIRDRDDSDRRSQARHCQTIESFTHSMDTRSVLDQYQQALNPILQSYCEILNRANDGTTSKVIVSDNHTRYLIITEGWSGKKRIHALVFDAEIRGDKLWLHHDGLDHGITPELVAAEIPKSSIVLAFHPPHVREHTEYALS from the coding sequence ATGTCGAGAGATAGTGCTTCGCTGCTGGATATTTTCAAGGCGGCAGAGCAGGTCTTGCAGTTCGCTGAAGGTTTAACGCTCCAACCGCAACAAACGCAAGCCTGCATCACTCGCGCTCAGGAATTAGCCAAACAAGGACTAAGCGAAGCCCGTCGATCCGTTTGGTTGCTTTATCATACAGATTCTGCCGCCAATAGCCTACCAGATGCGATCGCCCGATTGATCGAACAAATGACGACTGGAACCACAGTTCAGATTGCGCTGAACGTAGAGGGAATGCCTTACTATTTAGATGCGCCCATCAGTTTGAATCTATTGCGGATTGCTCAAGAATCGCTCACGAATGCGTTGCGTCATGCCAATGCTCAAACGGTTCAAATCAATCTTAGCTACGCCCCTGAGCAAGTTCAGATTAGCGTCCGAGACAATGGCTGTGGCTTCGATCCTCAGACCATCCGACCAGGGTTAGGGCTGACGGGAATTCGCGATCGCGATGATTCCGATCGTCGCTCTCAAGCGCGGCATTGCCAAACCATAGAATCTTTCACTCATTCAATGGATACCCGAAGTGTATTAGATCAGTATCAGCAAGCTCTAAACCCGATTTTGCAAAGCTACTGTGAAATTCTGAATCGCGCCAATGACGGCACCACCAGCAAAGTCATTGTCAGCGACAATCACACCCGTTATCTGATCATCACCGAGGGGTGGAGCGGTAAAAAACGGATTCATGCGCTGGTGTTCGACGCTGAAATCCGTGGCGATAAACTCTGGCTCCACCACGATGGACTTGACCACGGCATCACGCCTGAACTTGTCGCCGCAGAGATTCCCAAATCCTCGATCGTGCTTGCCTTTCACCCGCCCCATGTGCGTGAGCATACAGAGTACGCGCTCTCCTAG
- the katG gene encoding catalase/peroxidase HPI, with amino-acid sequence MSSASGCPFSSGGQVLTARHKPSNRDWWPKYLNLSVLHQHSPQSNPMSEAFNYAEAFKSLDLAALRADVFELMTTSQDWWPADYGHYGPLFIRMAWHSAGTYRTGDGRGGAGSGSQRFEPLNSWPDNANLDKARMLLWPIKQKYGNKISWADLMIFAGNCALESMGFKTIGFAGGREDIWAPEEDIYWGSEKAWLGNERYSGDRVLSNPLAAVQMGLIYVNPEGPDGEPDPVGSGRDIRETFGRMAMNDAETVALTAGGHTFGKCHGAGESSHVGADPGGATIVDQGLGWKNAFNTGVGVDAITSGIEGAWTPTPTQWDNSYLETLFNYDWELTKSPAGAWQWRPKNGAGVGTVPDAHDPSKRHAPMMTTADMAMKMDPIYEPIARHYRDNPDEFAEAFAKAWFKLTHRDMGPRSRYLGSEVPAEEFLWQDPIPAVNHELIDEQDIAALKEKILTSGLSVSQLVSTAWASASTFRGSDKRGGANGGRIRLAPQKDWEVNQPTQLATVLQTLEGIQQEFNSSQSGGKQVSIADLIVLGGCAGVEQAAKNAGSEVKVPFHPGRADALQEKTDVESFAVLEPVTDGFRNYTSGKHSESLEELLVDQAQLLTLSAPEMTVLLGGMRVLSTNFGGSKHGVFTDRPETLTNDFFVNLLDLGTTWKATTEDEYEFEGSSRKTGEQKWTATRVDLIFGSNSQLRALAEVYGSENSQPKFVHDFVGVWNKVMNLDRFDLA; translated from the coding sequence ATGAGCAGTGCAAGCGGATGCCCATTTTCGAGCGGCGGTCAGGTTTTGACCGCCCGCCACAAGCCGTCAAACCGAGACTGGTGGCCGAAGTATTTGAATCTGAGCGTGCTTCATCAGCATTCCCCGCAGTCTAATCCGATGAGTGAAGCGTTTAACTACGCTGAAGCGTTCAAGAGCCTTGACTTAGCTGCCTTGAGAGCAGATGTCTTCGAGTTGATGACCACCTCCCAGGACTGGTGGCCTGCTGACTACGGGCACTATGGTCCACTCTTTATCCGCATGGCGTGGCACAGCGCAGGCACGTATCGAACGGGCGACGGTCGCGGCGGCGCAGGATCAGGAAGCCAGCGATTTGAGCCGCTCAATAGTTGGCCCGACAATGCCAACCTCGACAAAGCGCGGATGTTGCTTTGGCCCATTAAGCAGAAATACGGCAACAAAATCTCGTGGGCTGACCTGATGATTTTTGCGGGCAACTGTGCGCTGGAGTCGATGGGCTTCAAGACGATCGGCTTTGCGGGCGGACGTGAGGACATTTGGGCACCCGAAGAAGATATCTACTGGGGGTCTGAGAAAGCCTGGCTCGGCAATGAGCGGTACAGTGGCGATCGAGTGCTCTCGAATCCGCTCGCTGCCGTTCAAATGGGACTGATTTACGTCAACCCGGAAGGACCAGACGGCGAACCTGATCCGGTTGGCTCAGGGCGCGATATTCGCGAGACCTTTGGTCGGATGGCGATGAACGACGCAGAAACGGTTGCGCTTACCGCAGGTGGGCATACCTTTGGTAAATGTCATGGTGCTGGCGAATCGTCGCATGTCGGGGCTGATCCTGGGGGTGCGACGATCGTCGATCAAGGACTCGGCTGGAAGAACGCCTTTAACACAGGGGTTGGGGTCGATGCGATCACTAGCGGCATCGAAGGCGCATGGACTCCCACACCAACGCAGTGGGACAACAGCTATCTCGAAACCCTGTTCAACTATGATTGGGAGCTAACCAAGAGTCCTGCGGGTGCATGGCAATGGAGACCGAAGAACGGTGCTGGCGTGGGAACCGTTCCCGATGCTCACGATCCGTCGAAACGCCATGCCCCGATGATGACGACCGCAGACATGGCGATGAAGATGGACCCGATCTACGAGCCGATTGCGCGGCATTACCGCGACAACCCGGATGAGTTCGCTGAGGCATTCGCCAAGGCATGGTTCAAGCTGACGCATCGCGACATGGGACCGCGATCGCGCTATCTTGGTTCAGAAGTCCCCGCAGAAGAGTTCTTGTGGCAAGATCCCATTCCCGCAGTCAACCATGAATTGATTGATGAGCAGGACATTGCCGCGCTTAAAGAGAAGATTCTGACATCGGGACTGTCTGTTTCTCAACTCGTTTCAACCGCTTGGGCATCAGCATCGACGTTCCGGGGGTCTGACAAGCGCGGGGGTGCGAACGGAGGACGCATTCGGCTGGCACCGCAGAAGGATTGGGAAGTCAACCAGCCGACTCAGTTGGCAACGGTACTGCAAACCCTGGAAGGAATTCAACAGGAGTTCAACAGTTCGCAGTCTGGCGGCAAGCAGGTGTCGATCGCGGATTTGATCGTTCTCGGTGGTTGTGCAGGAGTCGAACAAGCCGCGAAGAATGCTGGCTCTGAAGTCAAGGTTCCCTTCCATCCAGGACGTGCGGATGCGTTGCAAGAGAAAACCGATGTTGAGTCCTTTGCTGTACTCGAACCAGTCACAGACGGGTTCCGCAACTACACCAGCGGCAAGCACAGCGAATCGCTCGAAGAGTTGCTGGTCGATCAGGCGCAATTGCTCACCCTATCAGCTCCTGAAATGACGGTCCTCTTGGGCGGAATGCGCGTCCTGAGTACGAACTTTGGCGGGTCTAAGCACGGTGTCTTCACCGATCGCCCAGAAACACTGACGAATGACTTCTTCGTGAACCTGCTCGACTTGGGTACGACGTGGAAGGCGACGACTGAAGATGAATATGAGTTCGAGGGCAGCAGTCGCAAGACCGGCGAACAGAAGTGGACGGCGACCCGTGTTGACCTGATCTTCGGCTCGAACTCCCAACTCCGGGCACTTGCAGAAGTCTACGGCTCTGAGAACTCACAGCCAAAATTTGTGCATGACTTTGTGGGTGTG
- a CDS encoding DMT family transporter: MEGRSIYLLAALAGGAILPVQVALNTLLRRYVGEPMQVTFVSYLAGTLASLVICLLSRYSLPATTSLAQTSWWMWIGGCLGTLYVWSTIFATPRIGAALALALTIAGQMIAALFLDHYGAIGLTKYAASPTRIAGVVFVVLGVSLVAYVKR; this comes from the coding sequence ATGGAAGGACGATCCATTTACCTGCTGGCAGCACTTGCAGGCGGGGCAATTCTACCTGTTCAAGTCGCGCTGAACACGTTGCTGCGTCGATATGTTGGCGAACCGATGCAAGTGACGTTTGTTTCTTATTTGGCGGGGACTCTGGCATCGCTTGTGATTTGCTTGCTGTCGCGGTACTCACTGCCTGCAACGACTTCTTTGGCACAAACCTCGTGGTGGATGTGGATTGGGGGGTGCTTGGGCACGTTGTATGTTTGGTCAACGATTTTCGCCACACCGAGAATTGGAGCCGCACTTGCCTTGGCATTAACGATCGCAGGTCAGATGATTGCGGCTCTGTTTCTCGATCATTACGGTGCGATCGGGCTGACGAAATACGCTGCCAGTCCGACTCGAATTGCTGGAGTAGTGTTCGTTGTGTTAGGTGTTTCCCTAGTCGCTTATGTTAAGCGATGA
- the lexA gene encoding transcriptional repressor LexA, which yields MMVPLTPAQQRLVDWLANYLRRFQCSPVVREMIVGLDYTSPDPVQSLVAILVRKGVLVQVGQISRTIRFTEAWRHENGERYGLTVPNFRLPILGTISAHRLVEIFPDAPIEWLELPGRKPKGSDAWYVLQVRGDSMIGALIDHNDLIIIRPEPNARTLKAGTIVAARERTRTTLKYFYRQGDQVTLQPANAAYPPTIVPADEVEIQGVYVGLVRKLWEDSYR from the coding sequence ATGATGGTTCCTCTCACACCCGCGCAACAGCGTCTTGTCGATTGGTTGGCAAACTATTTGCGCCGATTCCAATGCAGTCCCGTCGTTCGGGAGATGATCGTGGGGTTGGACTATACCTCGCCAGATCCAGTTCAATCGCTGGTCGCAATCCTGGTGAGAAAAGGCGTGTTGGTTCAAGTTGGACAGATCTCGCGAACGATTCGATTTACTGAAGCATGGCGACACGAGAACGGCGAAAGGTATGGTCTTACCGTTCCTAACTTTCGGCTCCCGATTCTGGGAACGATCTCGGCGCATCGCTTGGTGGAAATTTTTCCAGATGCACCGATTGAATGGCTAGAGTTGCCTGGACGTAAACCGAAGGGAAGCGATGCGTGGTACGTGCTACAAGTTCGCGGCGATAGTATGATCGGTGCTTTGATCGACCACAATGATTTGATTATCATACGTCCAGAACCGAATGCTCGAACCCTCAAAGCAGGGACGATCGTGGCTGCGAGGGAAAGAACACGAACGACTTTGAAGTATTTTTATCGACAGGGCGATCAGGTGACGCTACAACCTGCCAATGCTGCTTATCCTCCGACGATTGTTCCTGCTGACGAAGTCGAGATTCAAGGAGTGTATGTAGGATTGGTGCGGAAATTGTGGGAGGACAGTTATCGATGA
- a CDS encoding EamA family transporter, with the protein MSVFDLCLSLFDGSDRSLILSLIDYAAFYVALVPVFGVASAMILMGEQPSFVQWIGAVFVIASSYCANRLRSSSA; encoded by the coding sequence TTGAGCGTTTTCGACTTGTGCCTGAGCTTGTTTGACGGCAGCGATCGCAGCTTGATACTGTCGCTGATTGACTATGCTGCGTTTTACGTCGCGTTAGTTCCCGTTTTTGGTGTTGCGAGTGCAATGATCTTAATGGGTGAACAGCCAAGTTTTGTTCAATGGATTGGCGCTGTGTTTGTGATCGCATCCTCTTACTGTGCGAATCGCCTGCGCTCCTCATCCGCATGA
- a CDS encoding nucleotidyltransferase domain-containing protein translates to MDTMPNRTQYLLELAKGNVKAYIANPKTKAVMVTGSVAEGLCDEYSDCDVCLYYDELPFEAELQLARQQNQGAELIEILGNRQDGAFGESFLMNGIEFQFAHATIAQWEAEISSVLERFEVPSPIMKMLHGTLIGIPLHGETLIEQWKAKVANYPDQLAQTMVEKHLKFFAVWGMQEKLAKRDTTLWYHQILVDSAQNLLGVLSGLNRLYYSTFQFKRMSRFIEQMEIAPENLGSRLESLFHDEPFIAVDQLEVLVRETVELVEIQMPQVDTASAKRKLGWRQQPWKL, encoded by the coding sequence ATGGATACTATGCCGAATCGAACTCAGTACTTATTGGAATTAGCCAAAGGCAATGTCAAAGCCTACATCGCGAACCCAAAAACGAAAGCAGTAATGGTGACAGGCTCGGTTGCAGAAGGGCTATGCGATGAATACTCGGATTGTGACGTGTGCCTTTACTATGACGAGTTACCTTTTGAAGCTGAACTACAGCTTGCGCGTCAGCAGAATCAAGGGGCAGAACTGATCGAGATTTTGGGAAATCGACAAGACGGTGCGTTTGGCGAGAGTTTTCTGATGAACGGCATCGAATTCCAATTTGCTCACGCCACGATCGCGCAATGGGAAGCGGAGATATCGAGCGTTTTAGAGCGGTTTGAGGTTCCTTCTCCAATTATGAAAATGCTACACGGAACCTTGATTGGGATTCCGCTACACGGTGAAACTTTGATTGAACAGTGGAAAGCGAAAGTCGCCAACTATCCCGATCAACTCGCGCAAACAATGGTGGAGAAGCATCTAAAATTCTTCGCTGTTTGGGGAATGCAAGAAAAACTTGCCAAGCGGGATACAACGCTCTGGTATCACCAAATTTTAGTTGATTCAGCCCAAAATCTGCTCGGTGTGCTGTCTGGGTTGAACCGCTTATATTATTCAACGTTCCAGTTCAAACGGATGAGTAGGTTTATCGAGCAGATGGAGATTGCTCCCGAGAATCTTGGCAGTCGTCTCGAAAGCTTGTTTCACGACGAGCCTTTTATTGCAGTGGATCAGCTTGAAGTATTAGTTCGAGAAACGGTGGAACTGGTCGAGATCCAGATGCCGCAAGTCGATACTGCCTCAGCAAAACGAAAATTAGGATGGAGACAACAACCGTGGAAACTTTAG
- a CDS encoding MarR family winged helix-turn-helix transcriptional regulator encodes MQLDPVDQILAQWQRERPDLDVSPMGIIGRMGRLSKHLERAIQVTFSEFGLTIAEFDVLAALRRSGQPYQLSPTELFQTLMVTSGTMTHRIDRLEKVELVQRIPDPNDRRGTLIQLTNKGFDVIEKAVEAHVTNEHLALSALEQSEREALAGLLRKLLISFEVQQDD; translated from the coding sequence ATGCAACTTGACCCGGTTGACCAAATTTTGGCGCAGTGGCAGCGGGAGCGTCCGGATTTGGATGTTTCTCCAATGGGCATCATTGGACGCATGGGACGGTTATCGAAGCATTTAGAACGAGCGATTCAAGTTACGTTTTCAGAATTTGGATTGACGATCGCAGAATTCGATGTGCTGGCAGCATTACGGCGTTCTGGTCAGCCTTATCAACTTTCGCCAACTGAGTTATTTCAGACGCTGATGGTTACTTCTGGAACGATGACGCATCGGATCGATCGCTTAGAGAAAGTTGAGCTAGTTCAGCGGATTCCTGATCCAAACGATCGACGAGGAACGCTGATTCAACTAACCAATAAAGGCTTTGATGTGATTGAGAAAGCGGTTGAAGCTCACGTGACGAACGAGCATCTTGCCCTGAGTGCTTTAGAGCAGTCGGAACGTGAAGCCCTCGCGGGTCTGCTGCGTAAGCTATTAATTTCGTTTGAAGTACAGCAAGATGATTGA
- a CDS encoding GNAT family N-acetyltransferase — MQFELASDQHKRIFAEWNQVSRLEERTCRPILNGKRVPPDHEVITFSFRMDGIDELVGRFAYFDINCRNRSAEFGYMVNPKLRRRGIGAQMLDIAITHLFSTTTLNKLYCQTAEFNLASIKLLEKLNFHRDGVLREHHELDGKLWDDYIYSVLRLEWREVQR, encoded by the coding sequence ATGCAGTTTGAACTCGCATCCGATCAACATAAGCGTATATTCGCTGAATGGAACCAAGTCAGTCGTCTTGAAGAACGAACTTGTCGCCCAATTCTGAATGGAAAGCGAGTTCCTCCAGACCATGAAGTGATCACATTTTCGTTCAGGATGGATGGAATCGATGAATTAGTCGGACGGTTTGCCTATTTTGATATCAACTGCCGGAATCGATCGGCTGAGTTTGGCTACATGGTCAATCCGAAATTGCGGCGACGAGGAATCGGAGCACAGATGCTAGACATCGCCATCACGCATTTGTTTTCGACAACGACACTGAACAAGTTATATTGTCAAACGGCTGAGTTCAATTTGGCATCGATCAAGCTGCTTGAAAAACTAAATTTCCACCGAGATGGAGTGTTGCGAGAACATCATGAATTAGATGGAAAGCTTTGGGACGACTATATCTACAGTGTTCTACGGCTTGAATGGAGAGAAGTGCAGAGATGA
- a CDS encoding trans-aconitate 2-methyltransferase gives MRCPRCLQNVNETAQRCHCGFVFDAVTPSELGAWFDELQQILECAYTTASTPWQQSGKSGTFEEWTQLRVANLAAVDRPGQYLDMGCANGYLLECLVAWSHLKGVELVPYGLDYSAELVALAQKRLPTYANNFYVGNAWNWTPPHRFDYVRTELDYVPRNYQQQFVDRLVREFVAQNGRLMISQYRNRDDDLTQGWIDQNLAVWGFEVTAVHSGYSSEGLELCRVAVLQV, from the coding sequence ATGCGATGCCCTCGTTGCTTACAAAATGTCAATGAAACGGCTCAACGCTGTCACTGTGGGTTCGTGTTTGATGCAGTGACCCCATCAGAGCTAGGAGCTTGGTTCGATGAGCTTCAGCAAATTCTAGAGTGCGCCTACACAACTGCATCGACTCCTTGGCAGCAATCTGGAAAAAGCGGCACATTTGAGGAATGGACACAACTGCGAGTGGCAAACCTAGCAGCAGTTGACCGACCCGGACAGTATCTCGATATGGGTTGTGCAAATGGATACTTGCTGGAATGTTTAGTCGCCTGGTCACACTTGAAGGGAGTGGAATTAGTTCCTTACGGGCTTGATTACTCAGCGGAACTCGTTGCTCTAGCTCAGAAACGTCTACCCACCTATGCGAATAACTTCTATGTTGGGAATGCCTGGAATTGGACACCACCACACCGATTCGACTATGTGCGGACAGAACTTGACTATGTGCCACGCAACTATCAACAGCAATTTGTCGATCGACTGGTCAGAGAGTTTGTTGCCCAAAATGGACGGTTGATGATTTCTCAGTACCGCAATCGCGACGATGATTTGACCCAGGGTTGGATCGATCAAAATTTGGCTGTCTGGGGCTTTGAAGTGACGGCAGTACACTCAGGGTATAGCTCAGAGGGTTTAGAACTTTGTAGAGTCGCAGTCTTGCAGGTATGA
- a CDS encoding cupin domain-containing protein, which translates to MNIVDVTNAEQYPWGEGCRGWHLLKRDDFSIIEECVPPGQSEQRHFHEHSRQFFYILQGEAVLEIEGHCYRLRSHQGIEIPPNVAHQFRNESESEVRFLVISVPKAQGDRISRQ; encoded by the coding sequence ATGAACATTGTCGATGTGACGAATGCAGAGCAGTATCCTTGGGGCGAGGGATGTCGCGGGTGGCATTTATTAAAGCGCGACGACTTCAGCATCATTGAGGAATGTGTGCCGCCGGGTCAATCTGAGCAGCGCCATTTTCACGAGCATTCTCGTCAGTTCTTCTACATTTTGCAGGGTGAAGCGGTGCTTGAGATCGAGGGACACTGCTATCGATTGCGATCACATCAAGGTATTGAGATCCCGCCCAATGTTGCACATCAGTTCCGCAACGAATCGGAGTCAGAGGTGCGGTTTTTGGTGATTTCAGTGCCGAAAGCACAGGGCGATCGTATATCGAGGCAGTGA
- a CDS encoding O-methyltransferase, giving the protein METLDQQKDIKIPKTIEKTLADTSAIDFQMTSEPLTGVLLRTLAASKPAGRFLELGTGTGVSTAWLLDGMDQDSEMITVERDRSFQVQHSKAIIGFYNAMPSLLTKCQ; this is encoded by the coding sequence GTGGAAACTTTAGACCAACAGAAAGATATTAAAATTCCCAAGACGATCGAGAAGACTTTAGCAGACACGAGTGCGATCGATTTTCAGATGACCTCTGAGCCACTCACAGGTGTTTTGTTGAGAACATTAGCAGCGAGTAAGCCTGCGGGACGTTTTCTGGAACTAGGTACGGGTACAGGCGTTTCTACAGCTTGGTTACTCGACGGCATGGATCAGGACTCAGAGATGATCACGGTTGAGCGCGATCGCAGCTTCCAAGTGCAGCATTCCAAAGCTATAATTGGGTTTTACAATGCGATGCCCTCGTTGCTTACAAAATGTCAATGA
- a CDS encoding HlyD family secretion protein — MSYTTVTTPVAGQIGNKTAQVRQRVQPGQTLMSVVSTQPWIVANFKEAQLAKMQPGQEVEIKLDAFPDQLFKGKIDSLSPASGAKFALLPPDNATGNFTKIVQRVPVKLVFEPDSIRGVESRLMPGMSAIVTVATR; from the coding sequence TTGTCCTACACCACGGTTACCACCCCGGTTGCTGGTCAGATTGGCAATAAAACGGCTCAGGTTAGGCAACGAGTTCAACCCGGTCAAACACTAATGTCTGTGGTCTCAACACAGCCTTGGATTGTCGCAAATTTCAAAGAAGCACAACTCGCAAAGATGCAGCCGGGACAGGAAGTCGAAATTAAGCTCGATGCCTTTCCCGATCAACTCTTCAAAGGCAAAATCGATAGTCTTTCTCCAGCCTCTGGAGCCAAGTTTGCGTTACTCCCTCCCGACAATGCGACTGGAAACTTTACTAAAATCGTCCAGCGCGTTCCGGTGAAGCTCGTGTTTGAACCGGACAGCATTCGAGGCGTGGAATCGCGCCTCATGCCGGGAATGTCCGCTATCGTTACGGTAGCTACTCGTTGA